Within the Nocardioides humi genome, the region GCGACCGACGTCGACGAGGTCAGCGTCAGCCCGGCGACCACCGCGAGGATGGTCGCGAAGGCGACCGCCGCGATGAACGCCAGCAGGATCGCGCCGCCCGTGGACCCGGCGCCGCCGCCGACCTCCTCGGCCAGCAGCGGCGAGGCCAGGTTGCCGCCGGACGAGGCCACGTCGGCGGCCTTGTCGCCCTTGAGCAGCGCCGCCGCGCCGAAGCCGAGCACCAGCGTGAACAGGTAGAACACGCCGATCAGGCCGATCGCCCACAGCACCGACTTCCGCGCGTCGCGCGCCGTCGGCACGGTGTAGAAGCGGATCAGGATGTGCGGCAGGCCGGCGGTGCCGAGCACCAGGGCCAGGCCGAGGCTGAGGAAGTCGATCTTGCTGGTCGTGTCGATGCCGTACTTCAGCCCCGGCTCGAGGAACGCCTGGCCCTTGCCGGTGTTGGACGCGGCGGTGCCGAGCAGCTCGGACAGGTTGAAGTGGAAGTGCGCCAGCACCAGGATGACGATCAGCGCCGAGCCGACCATCAGCAGCACGGCCTTGACGATCTGCACCCAGGTGGTGCCCTTCATCCCGCCGATCGTGACGTACAGGATCATGAGCGCGCCGACGCCGATGATGGTGAGGTTCTTCAGCAGCTGGCTGTCGACGCCCAGCAGCAGCGCGACCAGCGCGCCCGCGCCGACCATCTGGGCGAGCAGGTAGAAGATCGACACGACCACGGTCGAGGTGGCCGCCGCCATCCGCACGGGGGTCTGCCGCATCCGGTAGGCGAGCTGGTCCGCCATCGTGTAGCGGCCGGAGTTGCGCAGCATCTCCGCGACCAGCAGCAGCGCGACCAGCCAGGCGACGAGGAACCCGATCGAGTACAGGAAGCCGTCGTACCCGGACAGCGCGATCGCGCCCGAGATGCCGAGGAAGGACGCGGCCGACATGTAGTCGCCGCCGATCGCGAAGCCGTTCTGTACGCCGGAGAAGCTGCGGCCGCCGGCGTAGAAGTCGGTCCGTCCCGAGGTCTGCCGGCTCGCCCAGATGGTGATGCCGAGGGTCAGCGCGACGACCGCGAGGAAGAGCAGCGTGGTGAGGAGTTGGTGGTCCATCAGTGGTTCCCCCGTCCGCGGGACGACTTGCCCTCGAGGGCGATGAAGCGCTGGTCCAGCTCGCGCGCGAGCGGGTCGAGCCGGGCGTTGGAGTAGCGGCTGTAGAGCCAGGCGATGAGGAAGGTCGTCACGAACTGGAGCAGCCCGAAGACGAGGGCGACGTTGATATTGCCGACGACCTTCTGGTTCATGAAGTCGCCGCCCCAGTTGGAGAGCACGACGTAGAGCAGGTACCACGCCAGGAAGGCGATGGTCGCCGGGAACACGAAGCCCCGGTAGCGGCGCTTCAGCTCCGCGAACTCCGGCGCCGCGTGGAGCTCGTCGTACACGGGATCGTGGCGGGCAGCCACGTCATGGGGTTCATGGGGCGAGATGTCGGACGTCACGACGAGCCTCCTCGGGATCGGTGCATGTGACCGGGGTCACGGACGCTTCCGACGCTAGGAGTGACGGCGCTCACCCCGGGAGGGGTGCGGTCCGGCTGCGCGCCGAGTGGGGCCGGGTTCTCGCCCAGCGGTCGGTACGGCGCGACGAACGGTCGGCGCCGGGCGGCCTCATCCCGGCCGCAGGCACACCACGACACCCCGGCCGGGCACGACGCGCCGCCCCTCCTCGCCCAGGCCGGCCCGCCGCCCGTGCGGCCCGAGGCGCTCGGCCTGCTCGACCGAGCCGAGCTGGAGCAGCAGGGCGCCCGCGGGCATGAGGTGGGCGGCCGCGACGTCGACGCAGGCGCGGGCGAGGTCCAGCCCGTCCGCGCCGCCGTCGATGGCGAGCAGCGGGTCCTCGGGGTACCGGCCGACCTCGTCGTGCGGCACCCACGGCGGGTCCGCGACCACGAGCGGGAAGCGCTCGTCGGGCCGCAGCGCCTCGTCCAGCCGCGCCCGGCGTACGTCGACCCGCACGCCGTTGCTCTGCGCGTTGCGCTGCAGCCAGCGACAGGCCGCCGGGCTCGCGTCCACGCCGACCAGGGTGCGCCCGCTGCCGTGCACCGCCAGCAGCCCGATGTGGCCCGCGCCCGAGCACAGCTCCAACACCGGGCCGGCAGGCAGGGTGCGCAGCAGGCTCGCCGCCCACCGGGCCTGGACGGCGGTCCACGGGCGCGGCCGCAGCACCGTGTCGTCGTACCCGATGGCGAGGGGGCCGAAGGGGATCGTCGACTCCGTGCCGGGGTCGTCCACCGTGGTCATCACCGGGTGCTACCCCGAACGCCTCGTGCTCAGCCTCGTGCGCAGCCTCCGCGCCGGACGCCGAGTGTGAGCGTCTCCATAGTGGACAGGGTGGACAGCACCCCGCGCCGTGGTCATAAGGTTAGGCGTTCCTAAGTAAGGCCATCCAAACTATCGGGAGTTGACCATGGCTGCCCAGCGATCCCTGCCTGCCATCGGCGGATACCGGCTCGACCCGGACACCGCGGCGGACGCCAACCGGACGGACTGGACGGTCGACCCCGCACGGGCGGTGCTGCTGGTGCACGACATGCAGCGGTACTTCGTCGACGCCTTCGACCGCACCGACCCGGCCGCCCAGATCAATGTCGCCGTCGCGACCATCGGCCGCCTGGCGAGCCAGGCCCGCGCGCTCGGCATCCCGGTCGTCTACACCGCGCAGCCGCCGGACCAGAGCCCGGGCGACCGTGGTCTGCTGTCGGACTTCTGGGGCCACGGCCTCACCGACGACGGCCGTCAGGCGATCATCCCCGAGCTCGGCCCGCAGCCCGGCGACATCGAGCTCACCAAGTGGCGCTACAGCGCGTTCACCCGCACCGACCTGCGCGAGCGGATGCGCGCCCGGCGCCGCGACCAGCTCGTGATCACCGGCGTCTACGCGCACATCGGCTGCCTGACCACCGCGATCGTCGCGTTCATGGACGACGTGCAGGTCTTCCTGGTGCCCGACGCGATGGCGGACTTCAGCCATGACGAGCACGTCTCCGCCCTCGAGTACGGCGCCACCCGCTGCGCCAACGTCAAGCGCGCCGACCTGGTGAGCGCCGAGCTGGCGGCCGCCGAGCTCGGCGCGCCCGAGGTGATCGGCAGTCGATGACCACGACAGCTGCGCGGCAGCCGGGGACCGTCGTGGTCACCGGCGCCGCAGGCGGGATCGGGCGCGCCGTCGTGGAGCGACTGGCGGCGGCCGGGCACCGCGTCCTCGCCCTCGACGTGGCCGACGAGCCGCGCGACCGCCCGACCGACCCTGTGTCCGGTGACGCCGTCCGCCGGCACCGCCTCGACGTCACCGACGAGGCGGCGCTGGAGGCGCTCCCGGACCTGGTCGGCGCCGAGCAGGTGCAGGCCCTGGTCAACACGGCCGGGGTGCTGCGCGCGGGCCCGGTGGCGACGACCACCGCCGCGGACTGGGACCTCCAGCTCGCCGTGAACGCCCGCGGTGTCTTCCTCGCGACGCGCGCGGTGACCGCGCTGATGGTCGAGCAGCTGGACCGCGATCCCCACAACCGGCGCTCGGTGGTGACGGTCGGGTCCAACGCCGGCGGCGTGCCGCGGGCGCAGATGGCGGCGTACGCCGCGTCCAAGGCGGCCGCGTCGGCGTTCACCCGCTCGGTGGGCCTGGAGCTCGCGGAGCACGGCATCCGTGCCAACGTGGTCGCCCCGGGCACCACCCGGACCCCGATGCTGCAGGAGCTGGGCGGCGCCGAGTTCGAGGGCCGGGCGATCGCGGGCGACCCGGACGCCCACCGCACGGGCATCCCGCTCGGGCGCGTCGCCGAGCCCGACGACATCGCCGGTGTCGTGGCCTTCCTCGTCTCCGACGCGGCCCGGCACCTGACCCTCCAGGAAATCGTCGTCGACGGCGGCGCGTCCCAGCGCTGACCCCGCGACCTGACAGGAGCACCCATGAACTCCCCCACCGACGTCCTCGCCGCGGCCACGGACACCCGCCCGGCAGCCGGTACGACGACCGCTCCCGACTTCACCTTCGCCGCCGGCGCCTACACCCTCACCTGCCGGGGGAGCCGCCGCACGATCACGACGCCCGCCGCCGACCGCGGGGCGCTGCTCGCCGAGGTCGAGGCGGCGATGCTCACCGAGCGCGAGAGCGGGCACCCCCATCCGCTGGTCGTCGGCGCGATCCCGTTCGACCCCCGGCGGCCCAGCCGGCTGCTCGTGCCGGAGCACACCACCTGGGAGGTCGCGGAGGGGGATCCGGTCGCCCCGGATCCCGGCGCCTCCGCGGCCGAGCTCGTCGACAACACGGCGGCGGGCTACCGCGCCGCGGTCGCCGAGGCGCTGGCCCGGATCGAGCAGGGCCTGGTCGACAAGGTGGTGCTGGCCCGCACGGTCGACGCCCTCCTCCCGACCGGGTACGACGTCGGGCGGGTCTGGGCCCGGCTGCGCGCCGCCAACCGCGACGGCTTCACCTACGGCGTCCGGCTGGCCGACGGCGACCACCTCGTCGGCGCCTCGCCGGAGCTGGTGGCCGGCACCCAGGGCGACCGGTTCCGCTCGCACCCGCTGGCCGGCTCCGCGCCGCGCGGCGCCACCGCCGCCGAGGACGAGCGGATCACCGCCGCGCTGCTCGCCTCGGAGAAGGACCGGGTCGAGCACGCGGTGCTGGTCGACGAGGTCGCCGCGAACCTGGCGGCCGTCGCCGACGAGATCAGGCTGCCGGACGGCCCGCGGCCCTTCGCGACCGCCCGGATGTGGCACCTCGGCACGGAGATCGCCGCCCGCCTGCACCCCGGCGTCGGCTCGCTCGAGGCGGCGCTGGCGCTGCACCCGACCGCCGCGGTCTGCGGCCGCCCGACCGAGGCGGCGGCCGCGCTGATCGGCGCGCTGGAGCCCGAGGAGCGCGGCTTCTACGCCGGCCTGATCGGCTGGACCGACGGCCACGGCAACGGCACCTGGGCGCTCGCGCTGCGCTGCGCGCAGATCGGCGGCGACCGGGCCCGGATGTACGCCGGCGCGGGCATCGTCGCCGGATCGGACCCCGACGCCGAGCTGGCCGAGACCACGGCCAAGCTGCGCACCATGGCCGACGCGCTCGGCCTGGCCACCGGCAAGCGCGACCAGAGCGACCAGAGCACGGAGCCGGTCCGGTGACCGCCGCCGTGACCACCGTGCCCGACGTGGTCCCCTACCCGGACGACGTGGTCGAGCGCTATCTCGCCGCCGGCGTGTGGGGGGCGGACCGGCTGGAGGACCTGCTCCACCACGCCGTCGCCCGCTGGCCGGAGCGCACCGCGGTCGTCGACGGCGAGCGGCGGTGGACCTACGCCGAGCTGGCGGCGGCGATCGAGCGGACCCGCGGGGTGCTGGCCGCGCAGGGCGTCGTACCCGGCGACGCGGTCGTGCTGCAGCTGCCCAACGGCGCGGACTTCCTGGCCGCGACCTACGCCCTGTTCGGCCTCGGCGCGCGCCCCGTCTTCGCGCTGCCCGCGCACCGCGAGACCGAGCTGGCGCACCTGGTGCGCGGCAGCCGCGCCCGCTTCCACCTCACGACGGTGCCGCTGGCCGGCGTCGGCTCGACCGCGCTGGAGCCGGCGGGACCGGAGCCGGCGGACGTCGTACCGGCGGCGGACGGCGGGGCCGAGGACGTCGCCTTCCTCCAGCTCTCCGGCGGCACGACCGGCCTGCCGAAGCTGATCCCGCGCACCCACCGCGACTACGCCTACTCCTTCCTGCGCAGCGCCGAGCTGTGCCGGGTCGACGAGTCGACCGTCTTCCTCGCGGTGCTGCCGATGTCGCACAACTTCACGATGAGCTCGCCGGGCTTCCTCGCGGTCCTCTCGCTCGGCGGCACCGTCGTGACGACGACCGACCCCAGCCCGAGCGCGGTGTTCGACCTGGTCGCCCGGCACCGGGTGACGATGGTCGCGGCCGTGCCCCCGCTGGCGCAGCTGTGGCTCGACTCGCCCGCGCGCGAGGCGGCCGACCTGACCAGCCTCGACGTGCTGCTCGTCGGCGGCGCCCGCTTCGCGCAGGCCACCGCCGAGCGGGTGCGGCCCGAGCTGGGCTGCGACCTGCAGCAGGTCTACGGCATGGCCGAGGGCCTGGTCTGCTACACCCGCCGCGAGGATCCGTACGACGTCGTGGTCGGCAGCCAGGGCCGGCCGATGTCCGACCTGGACGAGGTCCGCGTCGTCGACGACGAGGACCGGCCGCTGCCGCCCGGCACGCCCGGGCACCTGCTGGTGCGCGGCCCGTACACGATCCGCGGCTACTTCGCGGCGCCCGGGCACAATGCGGCGTCCTTCACCGACGACGGCTTCTACCGCACCGGCGACGTGGTCCGGGCCGACGAGGCCGGCAACCTCACGGTGGTCGGGCGCGGCAAGGAGCAGATCAACCGCGGCGGCGAGAAGGTCGCGCCCGCCGAGGTGGAGGGCCTGCTGCTGGTGCTCGACGCGATCCACGACGTGTGCGTGGTCGGTGTGCCCGACGACGTGCTGGGTGAGCGGGTCGAGGCGTACGTCGTCGCGCACCCGGGCCGTGCCGGCGAGCTGACCACCCCGGCCCTGCGGCGCCACCTGCGCGGCCGGGTCGCCGACTACAAGATCCCCGAACGATTCCATCTCGTCGACCACCTCCCCGGCACCGGTGTCGGGAAGGTCAGCCGCCGTGGCGTGGCCGCGAGGTACTTCCAGCCGGCCGACGGCGAAAGGTAGGACTCCCGTGTCCCTCATCGATGTCACGCGCCCCGACGCGCGCAGCTCCCGGCCGTCCGCAGGCGACCACGAGCAGGTCGACGTCCTCGGCATCGGCTTCGGCCCGTCCAACATGGCGCTGGCCGTGGCCCTCGACGAGCTGCCCGACGGGGAGCGCCCGACGGCGGTCTTCCTCGAGAGGCAGCCGACCTCGGCCTGGCACCGGCACATGCTCTTCGAGGACGCGAGCATGCAGGTCGCCTTCGCCAAGGACCTGGTGACCTTCCGCAACCCGCAGAGCCGGTTCAGCTTCCTGCAGTACCTCGTCGACCACGACCGGATCGCCGACTTCTTCAACCGCGGCTCGATGCTGCCGCTGCGCACCGAGTTCTCGGCCTACCTGCAGTGGGCGGCCGCGCAGCTCGACGACTACGTCCGCTACGACAGCACCGTCGTCGGCATCGAGCCGCTCGAGGACGACGGCGTGGTCACCGGATTCCGGGTCGACGCCGAGGTCCGCGGCGTCCGGCAGCAGTACGTCGCCCGCGACGTCGTGCTCGCCGCCGGGCTCCAGCCGCAGCTGCCCGCCGGCGCCGAGCCGGGGCCGCGGGTCTGGCACACCGCGGAGTTCCTGGCCCGGGTGGCCGAGCTGCCGGCCGAGGGCGTCACCGAGCTGGCCGTCGTCGGCGGCGGGCAGAG harbors:
- a CDS encoding DUF485 domain-containing protein, translated to MTSDISPHEPHDVAARHDPVYDELHAAPEFAELKRRYRGFVFPATIAFLAWYLLYVVLSNWGGDFMNQKVVGNINVALVFGLLQFVTTFLIAWLYSRYSNARLDPLARELDQRFIALEGKSSRGRGNH
- a CDS encoding solute symporter family protein; amino-acid sequence: MDHQLLTTLLFLAVVALTLGITIWASRQTSGRTDFYAGGRSFSGVQNGFAIGGDYMSAASFLGISGAIALSGYDGFLYSIGFLVAWLVALLLVAEMLRNSGRYTMADQLAYRMRQTPVRMAAATSTVVVSIFYLLAQMVGAGALVALLLGVDSQLLKNLTIIGVGALMILYVTIGGMKGTTWVQIVKAVLLMVGSALIVILVLAHFHFNLSELLGTAASNTGKGQAFLEPGLKYGIDTTSKIDFLSLGLALVLGTAGLPHILIRFYTVPTARDARKSVLWAIGLIGVFYLFTLVLGFGAAALLKGDKAADVASSGGNLASPLLAEEVGGGAGSTGGAILLAFIAAVAFATILAVVAGLTLTSSTSVAHDIYNSVLRKGRATEQEEIRVTRFAAAGIGIISIALAIPAQSLNIAFLVALAFAVAASANLPAIVYNMFWKRFNTRGATWGIYGGLISSVGLVFFSPVVSGSETALFTGADWSWFPLSNPGIISIPLGFFFGWLGTVTSREPAAEERFTELEVRALTGAGAEQAVQH
- a CDS encoding methyltransferase domain-containing protein translates to MTTVDDPGTESTIPFGPLAIGYDDTVLRPRPWTAVQARWAASLLRTLPAGPVLELCSGAGHIGLLAVHGSGRTLVGVDASPAACRWLQRNAQSNGVRVDVRRARLDEALRPDERFPLVVADPPWVPHDEVGRYPEDPLLAIDGGADGLDLARACVDVAAAHLMPAGALLLQLGSVEQAERLGPHGRRAGLGEEGRRVVPGRGVVVCLRPG
- a CDS encoding (2,3-dihydroxybenzoyl)adenylate synthase, whose product is MTAAVTTVPDVVPYPDDVVERYLAAGVWGADRLEDLLHHAVARWPERTAVVDGERRWTYAELAAAIERTRGVLAAQGVVPGDAVVLQLPNGADFLAATYALFGLGARPVFALPAHRETELAHLVRGSRARFHLTTVPLAGVGSTALEPAGPEPADVVPAADGGAEDVAFLQLSGGTTGLPKLIPRTHRDYAYSFLRSAELCRVDESTVFLAVLPMSHNFTMSSPGFLAVLSLGGTVVTTTDPSPSAVFDLVARHRVTMVAAVPPLAQLWLDSPAREAADLTSLDVLLVGGARFAQATAERVRPELGCDLQQVYGMAEGLVCYTRREDPYDVVVGSQGRPMSDLDEVRVVDDEDRPLPPGTPGHLLVRGPYTIRGYFAAPGHNAASFTDDGFYRTGDVVRADEAGNLTVVGRGKEQINRGGEKVAPAEVEGLLLVLDAIHDVCVVGVPDDVLGERVEAYVVAHPGRAGELTTPALRRHLRGRVADYKIPERFHLVDHLPGTGVGKVSRRGVAARYFQPADGER
- a CDS encoding lysine N(6)-hydroxylase/L-ornithine N(5)-oxygenase family protein, coding for MSLIDVTRPDARSSRPSAGDHEQVDVLGIGFGPSNMALAVALDELPDGERPTAVFLERQPTSAWHRHMLFEDASMQVAFAKDLVTFRNPQSRFSFLQYLVDHDRIADFFNRGSMLPLRTEFSAYLQWAAAQLDDYVRYDSTVVGIEPLEDDGVVTGFRVDAEVRGVRQQYVARDVVLAAGLQPQLPAGAEPGPRVWHTAEFLARVAELPAEGVTELAVVGGGQSAAEAVLYLHAAYPGATIHCVHSGYGYVTSDMTPYANRIFDPSAVDDYFFAPAENRRELFERHHTTNYSAVNPNTIDRIFDADYADRCAGRQRLVWHKASRLTELRADRDGVDLGISSLLTGGDVSVRVDAVVCGTGYRALDPSTLVAGHERLLVRDEDGRPLANRDYSAVLAPESRARLFLVGQTNHTHGISSTLLSNVAVRAGELADTIREAATVRTGGAG
- a CDS encoding isochorismate synthase; the protein is MNSPTDVLAAATDTRPAAGTTTAPDFTFAAGAYTLTCRGSRRTITTPAADRGALLAEVEAAMLTERESGHPHPLVVGAIPFDPRRPSRLLVPEHTTWEVAEGDPVAPDPGASAAELVDNTAAGYRAAVAEALARIEQGLVDKVVLARTVDALLPTGYDVGRVWARLRAANRDGFTYGVRLADGDHLVGASPELVAGTQGDRFRSHPLAGSAPRGATAAEDERITAALLASEKDRVEHAVLVDEVAANLAAVADEIRLPDGPRPFATARMWHLGTEIAARLHPGVGSLEAALALHPTAAVCGRPTEAAAALIGALEPEERGFYAGLIGWTDGHGNGTWALALRCAQIGGDRARMYAGAGIVAGSDPDAELAETTAKLRTMADALGLATGKRDQSDQSTEPVR
- a CDS encoding SDR family oxidoreductase, producing the protein MTTTAARQPGTVVVTGAAGGIGRAVVERLAAAGHRVLALDVADEPRDRPTDPVSGDAVRRHRLDVTDEAALEALPDLVGAEQVQALVNTAGVLRAGPVATTTAADWDLQLAVNARGVFLATRAVTALMVEQLDRDPHNRRSVVTVGSNAGGVPRAQMAAYAASKAAASAFTRSVGLELAEHGIRANVVAPGTTRTPMLQELGGAEFEGRAIAGDPDAHRTGIPLGRVAEPDDIAGVVAFLVSDAARHLTLQEIVVDGGASQR
- a CDS encoding isochorismatase family protein; the encoded protein is MAAQRSLPAIGGYRLDPDTAADANRTDWTVDPARAVLLVHDMQRYFVDAFDRTDPAAQINVAVATIGRLASQARALGIPVVYTAQPPDQSPGDRGLLSDFWGHGLTDDGRQAIIPELGPQPGDIELTKWRYSAFTRTDLRERMRARRRDQLVITGVYAHIGCLTTAIVAFMDDVQVFLVPDAMADFSHDEHVSALEYGATRCANVKRADLVSAELAAAELGAPEVIGSR